Proteins found in one Methylobacter sp. S3L5C genomic segment:
- a CDS encoding septum formation initiator family protein: MKILLSIIILFIALLQYRLWYGDGGIEEIATLQQRLDDLNEEVEEKRERNEALYAEVVDLRQGQEALEERARDELGMMREGETFFQVLE, encoded by the coding sequence ATGAAAATTCTCCTGTCAATTATTATTCTGTTTATTGCCTTGCTTCAATACCGCTTATGGTATGGCGATGGAGGTATTGAGGAGATAGCAACACTTCAGCAGCGACTCGATGACCTCAATGAAGAGGTAGAAGAAAAAAGGGAGCGTAATGAAGCGCTTTATGCTGAAGTGGTAGACTTAAGACAAGGACAGGAAGCCTTGGAAGAAAGAGCACGGGATGAGTTAGGAATGATGAGAGAGGGTGAGACTTTTTTTCAGGTTCTTGAGTGA